The window ACAGTATCTTATCAAAAGAATCAACACCATTACATCCTTCAtcttttcgatttttcgATATAATTCAAATGGCACAAATGAAGGTGTTGATCAGCGGCGCCGGTATAACTGGCAATGCGCTCGCTTACTGGCTATCGAAACTAGGCCACGATGTCACCGTCATTGAGCGTTTCCCTGAACTTCGAACCACCGGTCTTCAAGTAGACCTACGGGGTCCCGGCATCAAGGTCTTAAAGCTCATGGGATTTGAAGAAGCTTTCCGCGCAAAGTCAGTACCAGAGCAAGGAATGCTTATAGTCGACAGCTCAAACAGACGACGTGCCTATTTCGGAGTGAACAACTCGGGGAAAGGGCGACAGAGCTTCACCACCCAATACGAGATCATGAGAGGTGACCTCTGTCAACTTATGTACGATGCTatcaaagaaaaagtcaaTTTTCGCTTCGGAACCTCGATTGAGAGCTTTAAACAGAAGAACAACTTAGTCGAAGTTCACTTCTCAGACGGCAAAACGGAACAGTTTGATTTCTTAGTTGGTGCCGACGGCATGGGTTCAAACACTCGAAAACTGATGCTGGGACCAGGCGTTCAAGATGCACTACGCCCTGTAAAGGGTGCTTATACAGCCTACTTTACAATCCCTCGTCCTATtaagaaaggagaagagtaTAACTGCACGTTTTATCTGGCAACAAGGCGACGCGCTATCATGACTCGAAGACACACTCCGGAAGAGATCCAGATATATCTGCCCTGTAATACTGAATCGGAGCGAATGAAGAAGGCTCACCGAGCGGGAGTTGAAGATCAAAAAAAGGCCTTGGCGGAGATTTTCCACGATGCTGGATGGAACGCAAAAGGTATCTTGCAAGATATGAACGACTCTAAGAACTTCTACTGTGAACGCCTAGGTTTGGTCAAGCTCGACTCTTGGTTCAGTGGTAACGTAGCTCTTGTTGGCGACGCCGCGTACTGTCCTTCGCCACTTACCGGCATGGGCACTACCTCCGGTCTTGTAGGAGCATACGTCTTGGCTGGTGAGATTAGCCGTTATTGCGGAAATGCGAAGGGTGGAACTCGAAAACCTACTGAGGGACTGGATATGGCGCTTAAAGCTTATGATGATAAATTTCGACCCTTCATCGAGCTAGTAACTAATGGTATTGGTGACGATACCATCTTTTGGAATAAGATGGTATCGTCGTCCTTTGCTGTTGCTATGGTCAACTTGCTCCTTGGTATAGCTTCGTTCTTTGGAGTCAATATCGGAAACTGGATCCTACAGGAGAATACGCAAGGATGGAAGCTACCCATTTATCATAATCTTTAAACCGCGGAGCAGGAACTTTACCGTACTTCGGGACGCTGActgaagaaaatatatatgaTGTATTTAGAAGATGATGTCAGCATAGTCGAAATATTGAGTCTCTATACTTTATCTAGTTCTTTTCTCCAAATAATGATAACATCATAAACTTTCTAAAATgcaaataaaactaatactaCATCGGCTGTTACTCTTCTTTGAAGGTTTTGCCGAAAAGAATTAGCTGTAGTTGCTCATAGATCGACAGCGCACCGGCACCGGCAACGCCGCGTAAAATATTAGCTCCAGCACCATTAAAGAGAGCGCGCACGCCATTGCCAGCAACAATTTGTCTAGCTGCATGGAAAGAGCTTTTATACTTGACTGCTTCTCCTGATGTCATCATCATACGCCGTCTAATTGTGTCAAGAGGATAAGCAGCGATGCCCGCCGCCGTAGTGACAAGATATCCCAGACAGAAAGAGGCGAGAAAGTTGTTCTCCAGAGATCCTACCAGAACAAGTGGCTTAAAAGAGTCATACATGCCGAAATAAAGACCGCGATAAACAACAGCGCCAAATACAGAGGGGAAGAAGCCGCGGTAGAGACCAACGACTCCATCTGACGCTAACGTCTTTCGATATACATCGATGAATCCGTTGAATTGGCGTTGCCCCCCTTTCTTTGCATCGTTTGCCAGTCGAGTTCGCGTGTAATCGAGAGAGTAGACAAATAGCTGTCCAGTTGCTCCGGCAAGGCCTCCAGATGCCAAATTTCCTACCATCCACAGAGCATATCCATCACGATCCTTCTGATAGCCAAACATCCTCTTGAATTTGTCGCGAAAGGCGAAATTAAGGGCCTGCGTAGGGAAATATCGAATCACATTGGCAGTGTTGCCGCGCCATAAACTGGGAATTCCTTCATCAGCTATCGTACGTCTGAAACACTCGCCGATGCCGCCATATTTGCGATCTAAGCGACCAGctttcatcatctcatcttgaTTCTGAATCAGGAGCTTGATTCGCTCAATGGGGGCAGCTGCGGTCTTGGAAATGGCGGCAGAAACCCCTCCCATGAGGAAATCAATTGCAAAGGGCGATAACCCCAAAGTATTTTCTGACTGTTGAGTGGAATGAGCCATTGTGGGCTCATGCGGAATTGGCTAAGGAGACGGCGGAAGCAACTCGGAGTGTCTGCTGAACTAAGTGAAGTGAAATAGAGCAGCAAAggaataattaattataaatgaAGAGTTTTCTTTTAATCGAATACGTCATCAAATTCGTAATCTTTATACTAATTGGCAATTAATAGTCAGGAAAGACAACTGGAGAAATAGCGACGCCCGTACCGATGATCCGGGACTCTTTATGCGCTCCGGATCCCGAATCTGTGGGACAGCGCAAACGATTCGGGAATAATAGTAAACACAAACATGAAAGAATGATAGCACAGTacttaagaataaaagataattttCATGGCATTAGTGTTTATAGGATGGATGCGATGACTTTGATATTCTTCGTTCAGAATGTTAGATGCCTACCATGCATCTGATAATAGACTAACAGATGACTTGAAATCTGGATGCCAAACGagatatatttaattagttCACTTTATCACTCAGTCGCTTATAGCAACTACAAGCAATTTTACCTCACTCATTGCCCAAAAACACTCATGCTACCCTGGCTCCATAGTGGTACAACTTCCAAGCGCTCAATCTTCCACTCAGGTCCCTGCTGTGAAACCGATGCATTGTACCGGCATTTTACTATGAGGGAATTGTCTTGAGAGTTAGAGGCAAAGACTTGACCTTTTTTGATATGCTGAGATTCGGAATAGCAAGTGATAATGGCGCTATCGTTTTGGTCGTTCAGCTTGACTAGAATGTTGGTCAACGAATGGGTTGTTTCAAGAGCCTCGCCGACTGCACTCATGCATGCGGCAATAATAGAATCGCGGCCGTAGATAGGCTCGTAACTCATGCCAAGAGCTGAAAAGGCAGTGAGGTCGATAATAGCATTTTCGGTAAAAGCTGATTCGAGCTGGGCGGCGTCGGCACGGTCGAGACCATCCGTATATCGTAGCAAAGCATCAATTGCTGCTTGTCTGGAAAGAATAGCCGTAATGAGCTCCATATTGAGCCTTAAATGacttatttcttctttttatctttcaAGTGAGGAAATATAACAGCTGAAGTTGATTAGAACCTAGCTAGGATTATCAGACTTGACCGTCCTGCTTATAATGGTTATCACGCCGGAGGCTCTTGGGCCCGACTCGGCCCACGGCCGTTACCAAAACCGAGATCTAACTGGGCTGTTTCTCTGTACAATGATAGATCTAACCCCACGGTCCGGTCCAAAACTGAAGCCGTATTGGCTACTAGAGGCGGCGCCGCCCAGGCCACTCCGGGAAGTTGGATCGTTGAACTTTTTCGTGGCGGGGGGccagttgaagaagaagttatagtttttctttcttggtgGTTGTACTATTCGCCTgagtctttttttccctggtAAAAGAAGTATAGAAGACCTAGTATTGACTCGCGCCTAGGCTGCTGTAGCTATCTAGTGTGCAATATACATAAGTCAATGGCTGGGGTTGagttggaagaggagagagggacTTCAACGCATTCCAGCTGACTCCTCTTTAAAGCCTTGGTATATTACGGTTGGTGCGCGCTTGGGTCAAAGCATATGCAGTCAAATCGCTCAGATGAGCCAACAGAGTTACTTCAAGGTAACATCCAACGACATGGATTTAACACTCTGTTAACCCCGAAGCTTGACACTGGTTTCCTAATATGCCATCTTTGGGGAAAGCGGTCGTGGGTTATTTACTATGAAGCTACGCCGCTGCTAATAGTCTATGTACAAGAACTCTGAATCGAAAGtcgaaagagaaaagttCGACATGAGCACGGCTGATGCCGCCGCAGGGACGAAAAATGCCACAGAAATACTGAACGCTGTGGCTTCATACAAGGGCGTAGCGCTTTCTTGACAAGGTAACAAGCTCATCGCCACCTAGATGTAGCTTCAAAGGTTTACTATTCTGTCGCCtaacaaaagaaataatagtataggcCAGTTAGTAGTTGCTTAACTGTAAATGAAAAACGAAAGGAAAATGACTCGACACTTTTAAACTAAACGAAGAACGAAGAACGAACGGCGCGAAACAACTTTAACAGCCATGTGGCTTAGAGGACTTATGGAATAGAGGAACAGCAGTTGAATGGGGAAATTTATAGCGCAATGAGAAACCCCATGTCTATGCTGTAAAAGGAATAGTGACTGTCAGCAATGGAGCCAAACTAATGGCCGATAGTCTAAATAAAAATGCAGAAAACTACCGAGTTGCCTTCGCTACCATTACTGAAGCATTATTCAACGTGAAGCATACGCTGGCCATAAAGGAAATTTGAGTGAGCCGCGGCTTTATAGGAATGATTTGCTTAGAGTAGCGGCTGTAGATATTGAAATTTGCAGTTGTGATCAAGTATTAGAAATCGATCGATACTCTATTTACTTGATGATTTTCCCAAAATAGAATGCACCAAATGATCTCCTTTATTCCTTTATGCTAAGCTTCTGCTCTTTAAGCCGACTTATATGTTCGTGAAATTCTCTCGCTCTCCACATCTAAATATATGCATCCACTTCTTGGATTTTGGTTCGCATACCATAACTATTCCCCGAGATACGCCTAAAGCTCATTAGGAAGTTGTAAAGGCGCTATTTCGGGGAGAGAATAGCTGGGAAATTGACGCTGTAAGTGCTATTTACTGCAGAGCGATCTAACAGCCAGAGAGTTTACCACTTTCGCACACAGAAATGACTCGGactattattagctttactACCACTTCTCCGCTAGCTCTAGAAATAGGCCATGCCTTGATGATATGCGAAGTAAGATCTAgtctctcctctccaatAAGAATCTATTGATGACACGGGGAAATTAGCTAGACTGTATTACCCGCAGGTGCCCGCCATAGCCGCGAAGATGGCTCCTGACTCGCTAATATGGCTAGCTGTCGCAGTCAGCTTCTACCAAATATAATAGAAGCATACAACATTTAAAGGTAGCCAAGTCGTTATGcatttttagtaataattttatccATATATTGCGAATCACACATCCTCATGTCGACCACAACAGATGCGAACACGCAGGGGCTTTTTGCCCCTACACTCGAGTCGGACCGTCTCACATACGCCATATTCGACATGAAAAACGAGACGCACATGCAATTCACAGTCGATACTTTCAATCATTTCCTGGCAGGGGCCGGCCCAACAGATGGCGCTTGGACGAAAAACGACATTCGTCGGCTTTCCTTTtcgttgatgatgaagccgTCTGACGCCCATGGCCGCCGCCCAGACACTCCATGCATGTATATACCTTCCCTTAAAACTGCGCCGGGAATCCCGATTGGGATTATCTCTTTTTGTCGCCGTACTCCTGATATCCCTATGGACCTTGGCTATGTGATAAGCCCCGACTACCAAAGGAAAGGTTACGGATTGGAAGGGAGCGCTAGGATTTCTCGATATTGGAAAGATGAATTTGGTGTCAAAGAGATGTGCATTATTACTACCGAAGATAATATCGCATCTAGGAAGCTTGCAGAGGGCAATGGCTACCTGGATGGTGGCTATGTTATGAAGGGCGACACGAAGATGGTTGCTTACATACTTCCCGGAATGAAGAAGCTTGAAGGACAGGTGTTTTCGATGTGGGGAGACGGAGAAATTCCCGAAGATGATTGCTAAATTAGAGTGCGCCAAATTATTTCAATGTTGAACAACCTTCTTTAGAGACTAGACGGCTATCCTAGCTTTTCTTATCTTTGACTATGGTATCATCTTGTCCAATATTGCGTATTTTGCCTCCTCCTTGTTGTTTTCTCATAGgtgtttattaatatatgtTTACAATGCATTGCCAAACTATGCCAGTAAAATAGAAATTGATAATTTGACAAAAGAGCCAGTTATCAAGCTCAATTCTTACACCAGCCTAATTCAACTTCAAAGAGTATTCAGGAAATATTGTAAAAACTCTCTCATATATCtggtatatattatttttatactagaAAAGCTGTACCAGCATACATCTAGAGCTATCGTGAGTTGAGTATTTTAAGGCCCTCTAATAAAACAGTTCTTGACTAGAACCCAGATCGGAAGTATACAAATAAATGATTCCATGGCCGCCTCGATTAGTACATCTTCAATGAATGGAGCGTGGTCAGCGGGTACTACTGCTCAAAGGGAATCTCAGCTCTCAATCTGATGAGACTACTGTGGTTACTTCATGGTATCTATCTCATCAGTGTTCAAAGCTTTCTGCTTTTCTTGGCGTGGCGTAGAAGGACTTTGCGTGATCATTGGTGGAGTATTAAATAGATATGGGACGACTAATCCGCGAAGAATGATAGTTTATGCTGCGAAATATCAGTGTGTTTTCTCATTTAGGAATTGCTCGTTATAAATATTCCCCACTTTGGTTAATATTCACCACTAGCTGCAACTGAGTCGGTGCCTCGTGGTCTGTTGCCGCCTCGTATCCCGcgtatttttcttaaaacGTAGGGACTATCGCTCAGCAATCGAAGTCTTATATCTTTTGCCACGGTGGCGAAAGAAGATTAGAAATGTCTGGGAAACGTGAATCAGGTCATTCTCAGAGGCACGCAGGTAATCCTTATAATTGTCTCCGAAAAGCAAGTCAAGCATGGCAGAATGACGAAGAGTATGTAGCTACTATTATTGGATCTGAAAAGCATATTAAGTCATTCTCAGGATAGCAGGGCATCGACAGGAGTAGGGGCTGAATAAGGGGAGTAGTTAAACCTTGCAGATAGCCGAAAATCTATATTCGATTCGACATATTATATCCAGATTAGGCAATATTATTTTGGATTAAAAACGTATTAACTAAAAACATCTTAATCTATATGATCCATGAAACTTATGATTGCACAGGACTGCTTACCGTATAGATATTTCACCAAAATCTCCACCTCAATGAGGAATCTCTAGTAGCTGCAGGCAAATAACGCCCAGTAACCAAGAGTAAAAATCCCATCCTAGATGCAGCCACAGGTTATTACTTGCTAGCTACAGTTAGTTTACAAACTGTCCATGGTTGATATCATATTCGATTACATATTTGAGTGGTATTGATTTCTCGATtcaaaaaagtatataaacctCCTACTAGAAGTATAATTTATCAATGTTTTACAATCAGTTCACTATTTAATTATCATTCAAGCCTTACATATAGATCTCGTCGTTTTAATCAGAACATTATGTCGAAGTATAACATGCTCTTAGAGAGAAACAGGTTAGTTTTTGAAAGACTCGCCGGAGCATGAATTAAGTCTCTTGAATTCTCTGCTTATTACTGATCTACTACACTTAGGGAGGTGGCTGCTACACATGAGCCCATTCCCCTTGTTACTGagctccaagctcaaggcaaaATGGGTGAACTTACGACAATGGTTGGTAAGCTTCATTGATTGCACAACATGACTTCTATTCATCGGACGCTGACGTAGGCTATCTAAGTCACTTGCGTGGATCCTAGATGCATTCCCGAGAACTACTTTAATCTGAAAACCGGAGGTAAGGTTCCCAGTTAAGACTTCCTCTggtataaagtttaaaactGACTCAAGCATAAAGAGGTTTTTGTAAACCGTAACGTTGGAGGCAACATTCAATACGCTATGCGAGACATCCTCATACTGAATGCGGCCTTCCCGGATTCATTTCAAGAGatcatcgtcgtccatcACACTGACTGTGGAAGTCTTCGTTTCAAAGATGATGGTATGGACAAGCTGGTGAAGAATGTTATCGGCGAGGCACACTCGGCTGCCATTGACAACGTTGCATGGGCTgggtgggggggggggaaacgAAGTGTGAGTCCATTTCTTTGCGATAGCCACATCCGGAAACAATTAATGCTTACTATCGATATTTTTCTTAAACAGGATTGGGATTAAAAAAAGTGTTGTGAATGACTTGGAGTGGTTCCGATCTAGCCCAATTGTCCCGAAGCACATGAAAGATAAGGTTCGCGGTCTCATTTTTGATATCCAAACTGGTAAAGTGGAGGAAGTCAAATGATCAGTTGACTAAGATAAGACAAAAGCGCCCTGATGGACGTTTGGGTTGGACTATAAAGTCTATGATGCGATTAGCAATAGAAGGGCATATTTATTTCAACCAGAATGTCATCTTAACAGTCAAGCTCCAACTAGAAAGCACCATAGCGTCTATTTCAgacatcttcttttccattCATCTCATGCTGTTGACCATGCCTAGCGAGACTCATCAATTACTAAATAAGACAAGACCAGCATATCCATAAGTCAATAAGCAGATAGCAACACTCTTCTGCAGACTTGCTGTCTTGCAGACTTGGCCCATGTCAGCAAATCAAAAATGGAACCGAACGCCGAGCTCCCCAAGCCGAGCTCCGAAGCCGAGAGCCGCATATCTTCAAGCTCACTCTCTCCCATCTCAGGCCTTCGGCTCTCCGTCTTCACATATTCGTTTGCGCTGGCGAGACGCTTCAGCAAGGAAAAGCGGTTTCTATCGGGCCCATTTATCGCTATAATGATGAATCGCACGGGCGGCAGCTTGGCCATTCCGTCTGAAATTCCCCGGAGGCGCAATGGCCGCCCCCAGGCTTGCGAGCCATGCCGCCGGCGCAAGGTCGCCTGCGACCACAGACTTCCTATTTGCTCGAGGTGCATACGAAAGAGTGCCCCCCAAAGCTGCCGTTATCTTATCCAGGGGCAGCTTGTCACGCCGGCTTTGCCTTCAGTTGGTGCAAGACGCCAATCGGCTGATAGCCGGCGGCATGGACAGCCGGCAGCGCCAAACCCACCAACATTGAGCCCGCCAACACTTGAGGACCTTGCTTCTCCTTCAGATAGAAATGTTGGCTACCTAGGAGCAACCAGTTTCCCAGAATTCTACCGCGAGACTCAAAAGCACCTCGACCATGTAGCTGGCCTTGAGCCAACCCGTGATGGCTTAGCCGGCAGTAATAACAGCGGCATGGCGTCAACTAACACCGTGGTCCCAgatgccgctgcttttgAGGCTGCCTTT is drawn from Trichoderma asperellum chromosome 4, complete sequence and contains these coding sequences:
- a CDS encoding uncharacterized protein (EggNog:ENOG41~TransMembrane:1 (n6-14c19/20o381-405i)), with protein sequence MAQMKVLISGAGITGNALAYWLSKLGHDVTVIERFPELRTTGLQVDLRGPGIKVLKLMGFEEAFRAKSVPEQGMLIVDSSNRRRAYFGVNNSGKGRQSFTTQYEIMRGDLCQLMYDAIKEKVNFRFGTSIESFKQKNNLVEVHFSDGKTEQFDFLVGADGMGSNTRKLMLGPGVQDALRPVKGAYTAYFTIPRPIKKGEEYNCTFYLATRRRAIMTRRHTPEEIQIYLPCNTESERMKKAHRAGVEDQKKALAEIFHDAGWNAKGILQDMNDSKNFYCERLGLVKLDSWFSGNVALVGDAAYCPSPLTGMGTTSGLVGAYVLAGEISRYCGNAKGGTRKPTEGLDMALKAYDDKFRPFIELVTNGIGDDTIFWNKMVSSSFAVAMVNLLLGIASFFGVNIGNWILQENTQGWKLPIYHNL
- a CDS encoding uncharacterized protein (TransMembrane:2 (i180-199o219-240i)) — encoded protein: MAHSTQQSENTLGLSPFAIDFLMGGVSAAISKTAAAPIERIKLLIQNQDEMMKAGRLDRKYGGIGECFRRTIADEGIPSLWRGNTANVIRYFPTQALNFAFRDKFKRMFGYQKDRDGYALWMVGNLASGGLAGATGQLFVYSLDYTRTRLANDAKKGGQRQFNGFIDVYRKTLASDGVVGLYRGFFPSVFGAVVYRGLYFGMYDSFKPLVLVGSLENNFLASFCLGYLVTTAAGIAAYPLDTIRRRMMMTSGEAVKYKSSFHAARQIVAGNGVRALFNGAGANILRGVAGAGALSIYEQLQLILFGKTFKEE
- a CDS encoding uncharacterized protein (EggNog:ENOG41): MELITAILSRQAAIDALLRYTDGLDRADAAQLESAFTENAIIDLTAFSALGMSYEPIYGRDSIIAACMSAVGEALETTHSLTNILVKLNDQNDSAIITCYSESQHIKKGQVFASNSQDNSLIVKCRYNASVSQQGPEWKIERLEVVPLWSQGSMSVFGQ
- a CDS encoding uncharacterized protein (EggNog:ENOG41), whose product is MSTTTDANTQGLFAPTLESDRLTYAIFDMKNETHMQFTVDTFNHFLAGAGPTDGAWTKNDIRRLSFSLMMKPSDAHGRRPDTPCMYIPSLKTAPGIPIGIISFCRRTPDIPMDLGYVISPDYQRKGYGLEGSARISRYWKDEFGVKEMCIITTEDNIASRKLAEGNGYLDGGYVMKGDTKMVAYILPGMKKLEGQVFSMWGDGEIPEDDC